A part of Penaeus chinensis breed Huanghai No. 1 chromosome 6, ASM1920278v2, whole genome shotgun sequence genomic DNA contains:
- the LOC125026478 gene encoding lethal(3)malignant brain tumor-like protein 3, producing the protein MAKKEGHAPSQPLLLQAAPPTTVKGAALAKTAGATISIITGKGAKQPGTVPGPSPSPVNMLSVNLGQNKPNMINFKISNGQIQADSMQQVDVLREARPLVQGGGKPVDERKDNPIVMAGLAHAVGTGSVTVSVTGSLPGTGPGVGAGPMIVPGTATASVPFSNQVSIPTSLPMTVTVARSVPEPPISSTVDDDSSLDSRDLMCTNKGEREDILQKAVSQLGAALEESRQRGPEDFPPYLETYDHESQLKPDTEFVEPDKEKEVNEEVVRVKEEPMSIDSESQVLDVRKEILRTMLNKSQNSSRSPSPNHDVLVEPLDRVKEEKSPSREAENCTEHKADNSPAGKPKQQEADEDIKPEKVKFIELLKWEDGVGKLDGTDLKFKINEFDAVEIIEDRDLEDIKNNHCKKVEPLTTRHHARKPNFRDLIKDEEIFSDNSQDSESQGNKSTRESDDICCCKNCGCYGLSSEFFRDSNFCSVACGDEHDARELEWGKERLKQEKERQRRKKLRQCEKGEGDEQGAGCEGSREGNRSEAEESGQVSDDESRQARNLMGTESLVSRFQHPWQDGKNNFSWVKYLEHCGRAKGMAKAAPLKLWPEPFPFGRNLFKAGMKLEAIDPQHQSLFCVMTVAETIGYRVRLHFDGYSDQYDFWVNADSPNIFPAGWCEKNGRQLEPPLGVLGFSWKAYLEHCKAQTAPRQAFANKGNSTVIPPNNFRVGMKLEAEDRKNMWVCVATVADVLDNRVLIHFDGWDKAFDFWSEVSSPYIHPVGWCADNNIVLHPPNNYPNPESFNWHEYIQETNSMAVPARAFKTRPPREFKKNMKLEVVDKRNPSLIRVATIVDVQVYQIKIHFDGWGDAYDYWLDDDSPDIHPPSWSNKTGHPLQPPLTPEQQAEDVDSGMGCGTAGCKGIGHVKGPIYTTHHTAYGCPYSTQNLNKDLDTLIPDRLQPAQEKKKGKIAPKVKLDLRPFSGNKDAFADETPCQKKRVRKRRKFFDELSPPEPTRPQKVPKANEEVRAASNSNILPSAISPCTVTIATAITPITVTTVTSNATTPTSSNQVSPTGFPQQQQQQQQQSQQQQQQQQPQQHQQQQQQQQQQHHQQQQQQQHQQQHQQQQQHHQQQQQQAQQQQAQQQQQTQQQQPQQTQQQQPQQTQQQQPQQTQQQQQTQQQQQQTQQQQQQQQQQLQHHQQQHHLHQQQPQQPSDHGVDMMVHQSVFNPGYNPHPAAPIPHSWERHRHLTASLGDAKRADVEAWDASQVQQLVARIPGCEQVSAVFVEQQIDGEALLMMTQNDLVNLLHIKLGPAIKIMAVIMCLRSST; encoded by the exons ATGGCCAAGAAGGAAGGGCATGCGCCCTCACAGCCCCTCCTCCTTCAGGCAGCTCCTCCAACTACAGTTAAAGGAGCTGCGTTGGCCAAGACTGCTGGTGCCACAATAAGCATCATCACTGGCAAG gGTGCCAAGCAACCAGGGACAGTACCAGGTCCCAGTCCAAGCCCAGTCAACATGCTCTCTGTTAATCTCGGCCAGAACAAGCCCAATATGATCAATTTCAAGATATCAAATGGACAAATTCAAGCTGATAGCATGCAGCAAGTTGATG TTCTTCGGGAAGCTCGGCCTTTGGTCCAGGGAGGAGGAAAGCCAGTAGATGAGCGGAAGGACAACCCTATCGTGATGGCTGGTCTTGCCCATGCTGTCGGAACAGGATCGGTGACGGTTTCGGTCACGGGGTCGTTGCCGGGCACGGGGCCAGGGGTAGGGGCTGGGCCAATGATTGTCCCCGGAACTGCGACAGCTTCAGTGCCATTCTCTAACCAAGTGTCCATACCAACGTCACTGCCAATGACAGTGACCGTGGCAAGATCAGTACCTGAACCTCCAATAAGCTCAACTGTTGATGACGATTCCTCTTTAGATTCAAGAGATTTGATGTGCACAAACAAAGG agagagagaagatattctGCAAAAAGCTGTTAGCCAGCTAGGAGCTGCGCTAgaggagagcagacagagaggccCAGAAGACTTCCCGCCCTACCTTGAAACCTACGATCATGAGTCTCAGCTGAAGCCAGACACAGAATTCGTGGAAccagacaaggagaaggaagtgaatgAGGAAGTGGTCAGGGTAAAGGAAGAACCTATGAGCATTGACTCAGAGTCACAGGTGCTTGACGTAAGAAAAGAGATCCTGCGGACAATGCTGAACAAGTCACAAAACTCGTCAAGGAGCCCTAGCCCTAACCATGACGTGCTGGTGGAGCCCTTGGacagagtgaaggaggaaaagtcCCCGTCAAGGGAAGCCGAGAATTGTACCGAGCACAAGGCCGATAATAGCCCAGCCGGGAAGCCCAAGCAGCAAGAGGCAGACGAAGACATCAAGCCCGAAAAAGTGAAGTTCATCGAGCTCCTGAAGTGGGAGGACGGGGTTGGGAAGCTTGATGGAACAGACCTCAAGTTCAAGATCAACGAGTTTGACGCTGTGGAGATCATTGAGGACAGAGATCTGGAAGACATCAAAAACAACCACTGCAAGAAGGTGGAGCCACTAACCACCAGACACCACGCACGCAAACCCAATTTCCGTGACCTCATAAAAGACGAGGAAATATTCTCAGACAATTCCCAGGATTCAGAGTCGCAGGGAAATAAGTCAACTAGAGAATCTGATGACATCTGCTGCTGCAAGAACTGTGGCTGTTATGGTCTAAGTTCGGAGTTCTTCCGAGACAGCAACTTCTGCTCTGTTGCTTGTGGagat GAACACGACGCAAGAGAACTGGAGTGGGGTAAAGAACGGctaaagcaggagaaggagagacagaggagaaagaagctCAGGCAATGTGAGAAAGGCGAGGGGGATGAGCAGGGGGCTGGCTGCGAAGGAAGCAGGGAGGGCAACCGCAGTGAGGCTGAGGAATCAGGGCAGGTCAGCGATGACGAATCTAGACAAGCGAGGAATCTCATGGGCACAGAGTCTCTTGTGAGCCGATTTCAGCATCCATGGCAGGATGGGAAGAACAATTTCTCTTGGGTGAAGTACTTGGAGCACTGTGGGAGAGCAAAAGGCATGGCGAAAGCAGCACCCCTGAAGCTTTGGCCAGAACCGTTTCCCTTTGGAAGGAATCTCTTCAAAGCAGGCATGAAGTTGGAGGCCATTGACCCACAACACCAGTCCCTCTTTTGCGTCATGACGGTGGCCGAGACCATTGGGTACAGAGTGAGGCTTCACTTTGATGGCTATTCAGACCAGTACGACTTCTGGGTCAATGCTGATTCCCCAAACATTTTTCCAGCAGGCTGGTGTGAGAAAAATGGGAGACAGCTGGAGCCACCCCTTGGGGTGTTAGGCTTTTCATGGAAGGCATATCTAGAGCACTGCAAGGCTCAGACAGCCCCTAGACAGGCCTTTGCCAATAAAGGTAATTCCACTGTCATCCCACCTAATAATTTCCGAGTGGGCATGAAACTCGAGGCAGAAGACAGAAAGAACATGTGGGTCTGTGTAGCCACTGTGGCAGATGTGCTTGATAATCGTGTACTCATCCATTTTGACGGATGGGACAAAGCCTTTGACTTCTGGAGTGAAGTGTCATCACCTTACATCCACCCTGTTGGGTGGTGTGCTGACAATAACATTGTTCTCCATCCTCCGAATAATTACCCAAATCCAGAGAGCTTCAACTGGCATGAGTATATCCAGGAAACTAATTCCATGGCTGTCCCTGCCAGGGCTTTTAAGACCAGACCTCCAAGAGAGTTCAAGAAGAACATGAAACTAGAGGTTGTTGATAAGAGGAATCCGAGTCTCATACGTGTGGCCACCATAGTTGATGTGCAAGTATACCAAATAAAGATCCACTTTGATGGGTGGGGTGATGCCTACGACTACTGGCTTGATGATGACTCGCCAGACATCCACCCACCGTCATGGAGCAACAAGACAGGCCACCCTCTGCAGCCACCCTTAACCCCAGAACAACAGGCAGAGGACGTAGATTCTGGCATGGGGTGTGGAACAGCAGGCTGTAAGGGCATTGGGCATGTGAAAGGCCCCATCTATACCACCCACCACACGGCATATGGCTGCCCGTACTCTACACAAAATCTGAACAAGGACTTGGATACCTTGATCCCAGACAGACTTCAGCCAGcccaggagaagaagaagggtaagATTGCTCCAAAAGTCAAGCTGGATCTCCGTCCATTCAGTGGGAACAAGGATGCCTTTGCAGACGAGACTCCTTGCCAGAAGAAGAGAGTCCGGAAGAGACGCAAGTTTTTCGACGAGCTGAGTCCCCCGGAACCCACTCGACCACAGAAGGTGCCAAAGGCAAATGAAGAGGTCAGGGCAGCCAGCAACTCTAACATATTACCCAGTGCAATATCGCCGTGTACCGTGACCATTGCCACCGCCATAAcaccaataacagtaacaacggtTACATCAAATGCGACAACGCCAACTTCGTCCAACCAGGTATCGCCTACTGGCTTccctcagcaacaacaacaacaacaacaacaatcacaacagcagcagcaacaacaacagccgcagcaacatcaacagcaacagcagcagcagcagcagcagcatcaccaacaacaacaacaacagcaacatcaacaacaacatcagcaacaacagcaacatcatcaacagcagcagcaacaggcacaacaacaacaggcacaacaacaacaacagactcaacaacagcaaccacaacagactcaacaacaacaaccacaacagactcaacaacaacaaccacaacagactcaacaacaacaacagactcaacaacaacaacaacagactcaacaacagcaacagcagcagcagcagcaactccaacatcatcaacaacaacatcacctaCACCAACAGCAACCGCAGCAGCCCTCAGACCACGGGGTCGACATGATGGTGCACCAGTCAGTGTTCAACCCCGGCTACAACCCCCACCCGGCCGCCCCGATCCCGCATTCGTGGGAGCGCCACCGCCACCTCACGGCCTCCCTGGGCGACGCCAAGCGGGCCGACGTCGAGGCCTGGGACGCGAGCCAGGTCCAGCAGCTCGTGGCGAGGATTCCGGGGTGCGAGCAGGTGTCCGCCGTGTTCGTGGAGCAGCAGATCGACGGCGAGGCGCTGCTGATGATGACGCAGAACGACCTGGTCAACCTCCTGCATATCAAGTTGGGTCCGGCCATCAAGATTATGGCGGTCATTATGTGTCTAAGAAGTTCAACTTAA
- the LOC125026259 gene encoding uncharacterized protein LOC125026259, giving the protein MADQQTAEKPAPKPESKNKEPQKFVYLQLQQDRTGDGGGRVAALVPGRGPSGPAHFIPLTAKLNSISVLGSGSRPSRTTVPPPRNPTGAVVSVGSPRSVVATTVTVAATRGMATPAVTVSSSRPVTTVAARPGAAATVVRKTHTNVVVSSGMILVIL; this is encoded by the exons ATGGCTGATCAGCAGACAGCAGAGAAGCCCGCCCCAAAGCCCGAGAGCAAAAACAAAGAGCCACAGAAATTTGTATATTTACAACTCCAGCAAGACAGA ACGGGCGATGGAGGTGGTCGTGTTGCTGCACTGGTCCCTGGCCGAGGCCCAAGTGGACCTGCCCATTTCATACCTCTCACAGCCAAGCTAAACTCCATTTCAGTGTTGGGGTCTGGCTCCAGGCCCTCACGCACTACTGTACCACCTCCTCGTAATCCT ACTGGTGCTGTTGTAAGTGTTGGATCGCCACGTTCTGTTGTCGCCACCACAGTCACAGTGGCAGCCACCCGAGGCATGGCAACCCCAGCGGTCACGGTCTCAAGTAGTAGACCGGTGACGACTGTAGCAGCCAGACCGGGAGCGGCAGCCACTGTCGTTCGCAAGACACACACTAATGTTGTGGTTTCATCAGGTATGATATTGGTGATTTTGTGA